Proteins co-encoded in one Candidatus Neomarinimicrobiota bacterium genomic window:
- a CDS encoding VTC domain-containing protein, which yields MPGRQEDKYLIPMYSMDEIRKAILPYVIADNHRALQESNIYEIRSIYFDSFELKDYYEKHAGLQMRKKLRVRGYNQVSQESEVFLEIKWKNNTFISKDRTPVKYTDVANLL from the coding sequence ATGCCTGGTCGTCAAGAAGACAAATATCTCATCCCCATGTACTCAATGGATGAAATCCGTAAAGCCATACTTCCCTATGTGATTGCTGATAACCATCGAGCCTTGCAGGAATCCAACATTTACGAAATTAGATCTATTTATTTTGACTCGTTTGAGCTCAAGGATTACTACGAGAAGCATGCTGGACTTCAGATGCGTAAGAAACTGCGCGTGCGTGGCTATAACCAAGTGAGCCAGGAGAGTGAAGTTTTTCTCGAGATAAAATGGAAAAATAACACCTTTATTTCCAAAGATAGAACACCAGTTAAGTATACTGATGTTGCCAACCTCCT
- a CDS encoding cellulase family glycosylhydrolase — protein sequence MRTLKKNLLLLIMVLSSVSLEAFIHAEGRNIVDAEGIPALMRGMGLGGWLVPEGYMLHTISQSPTTIRNDIIDVVGEAGADQFYAAYHENYVTREDIAELAEWGFDHIRMPFHYNMFSPARGVWSDWGFEVTDSLIAWCADVGIYVVLDMHCAPGGQNHGPISDSDGTARLWLADSNKSHTIEIWEAIAQRYVDEPWVGGYDLLNEPVLPEGVTAQDLRSLYSSIRNVIRAVDNNHILFIEGNWYATDFTGLTPPFDINMSYSFHKYWSTNDQGSIQSYLNLRGQNNVPLWMSETGENSNTWFYDAVQLFEEHDIGWCWWTTKKVDTITSPYSASRPANWDLLRNYWQGTGPKPSSLTSLTILMELADNLKTENCRFSPGVVASWFSPEFSSQNLPFTDHSIPGSILTADYDIGAQGVAYLDDVYETVHWDDYTAWNNGHQYRNDGVDLQIEASGIPNVGWATQGEWMKYTFTAEYGGIYDLSIEVASTSYSGKLRLFLDGEVLITIEDTPVTGSWTTYTPLLIEGLDIPIGEHELKLQILESGPNLRAMVFTLDSAYTFPEVPTAFTLGQNFPNPFNGATTIPVTTQTETPLKLEILDVRGRTVKTFEIGEDSDPYLFWNGTNIDGQFVPAGVYLYRAAVGDNQQVRKMIYLP from the coding sequence ATGCGCACTCTAAAGAAAAATTTATTGCTATTGATAATGGTGTTGAGCTCTGTATCTCTTGAGGCTTTTATCCATGCCGAAGGTCGCAATATTGTAGATGCAGAGGGGATTCCTGCCCTCATGCGAGGCATGGGGCTGGGCGGCTGGCTGGTTCCAGAGGGATATATGCTGCATACCATTTCCCAATCTCCAACAACCATTAGAAATGATATTATCGATGTGGTAGGGGAGGCAGGGGCTGATCAATTTTATGCAGCCTACCACGAGAACTATGTGACCCGAGAGGATATAGCTGAGTTGGCTGAATGGGGATTCGATCATATTCGCATGCCCTTTCACTATAATATGTTCTCACCAGCACGTGGCGTATGGAGCGATTGGGGCTTTGAAGTTACTGATTCCTTGATCGCCTGGTGTGCTGATGTTGGGATATATGTGGTATTGGATATGCACTGTGCACCTGGAGGACAGAACCATGGTCCTATTAGCGACAGCGATGGTACGGCTCGTCTCTGGCTCGCAGATTCCAATAAGTCCCATACTATTGAAATCTGGGAAGCCATTGCCCAACGCTATGTTGATGAACCCTGGGTAGGTGGGTACGACTTACTCAATGAACCTGTACTCCCCGAAGGTGTAACTGCCCAGGATCTTCGTTCCCTGTACTCAAGCATTCGCAATGTCATAAGAGCTGTGGACAACAACCATATTCTTTTTATCGAAGGCAATTGGTATGCAACGGATTTTACGGGGCTAACTCCTCCATTTGATATCAACATGTCCTATAGTTTTCACAAATACTGGAGCACCAATGACCAGGGCTCGATCCAGAGCTATCTCAATTTAAGAGGTCAGAATAATGTGCCTCTGTGGATGAGTGAAACTGGTGAAAACTCAAATACCTGGTTTTATGATGCTGTTCAATTGTTCGAAGAACACGATATTGGGTGGTGTTGGTGGACAACCAAGAAAGTAGACACCATTACAAGTCCCTACTCAGCTTCGCGACCGGCAAACTGGGACTTATTGAGAAATTATTGGCAGGGAACAGGACCCAAACCCAGTTCACTCACCTCTCTGACAATTCTCATGGAGTTGGCTGATAACCTCAAAACAGAGAATTGTCGCTTTAGCCCTGGGGTGGTAGCCTCCTGGTTCAGCCCTGAGTTTAGTTCTCAGAATCTACCCTTCACGGATCACAGCATTCCCGGGTCCATCCTAACTGCCGATTACGACATCGGTGCTCAAGGGGTAGCATATTTAGATGATGTGTATGAAACCGTCCATTGGGATGATTACACTGCCTGGAATAATGGTCACCAGTACCGAAATGATGGCGTTGATCTGCAAATTGAGGCTTCTGGAATCCCAAATGTGGGATGGGCCACCCAAGGTGAATGGATGAAATACACCTTTACTGCCGAATATGGCGGGATATATGATTTGAGCATAGAAGTTGCCAGCACATCCTACTCTGGAAAACTCCGATTATTCCTGGATGGTGAAGTCTTAATTACGATTGAAGATACTCCAGTCACAGGAAGTTGGACAACCTATACACCCCTGCTCATCGAAGGACTGGATATTCCCATTGGTGAGCATGAATTAAAACTACAAATATTGGAATCAGGTCCCAACTTGAGAGCCATGGTTTTTACCCTTGATTCAGCATATACTTTTCCTGAAGTACCGACTGCCTTCACGCTGGGACAAAATTTTCCAAATCCGTTCAATGGTGCCACGACTATCCCTGTGACGACCCAAACCGAAACGCCATTGAAATTGGAGATATTAGATGTAAGGGGACGCACGGTAAAGACCTTTGAAATCGGCGAGGATAGTGACCCATATCTTTTCTGGAATGGTACAAATATTGATGGACAGTTCGTTCCAGCAGGTGTATATCTCTATCGCGCTGCAGTAGGTGACAACCAGCAAGTCAGGAAAATGATTTATCTTCCATGA
- a CDS encoding family 16 glycosylhydrolase, which translates to MSIRIVPKIRFFTTGLLLLLSVTSYAKLYRGAEYRTFESFLYGRFEVRMQSAAGHGVVSSFFTYRDYHAEGLSGTQHWNEIDLEWMGKLNNKVSTNVIIQNEWGSASEVFLSVNPHLDFNTYAFEWTPDAIRWYEGDRLIRTVSGERADSVYHAQKIMMNIWQPSNTTWAGSFNPDILPVYAFYDWVSYSAYDPGNGSVGTNNDFTPLWVDDFDYWDTSRWQKATHTWDGNNVDFTPANAVFNGGFLVLCMTTPTNTGYDGPALSVDEDRSASPTDFYLSPAYPNPFNGEVQLSLETPASIDLTVSIYDTLGNLMHQSLLNGNDRSRQIIRWDGRDQAGVSLASGTYIIQVSSESQQGSQKVILLK; encoded by the coding sequence ATGTCCATAAGAATTGTCCCTAAAATCCGATTTTTTACCACAGGTTTATTGCTGCTACTCTCAGTGACAAGCTATGCAAAACTGTACCGGGGGGCAGAGTACAGGACCTTTGAAAGTTTTTTGTACGGTCGCTTTGAAGTTAGAATGCAGTCAGCGGCAGGTCATGGCGTTGTGAGCTCCTTTTTCACTTATAGAGACTATCATGCAGAAGGACTAAGCGGAACACAGCATTGGAACGAAATTGACCTGGAATGGATGGGCAAACTCAACAATAAAGTATCGACCAATGTCATTATACAGAACGAATGGGGAAGTGCGTCTGAAGTGTTTCTCAGCGTAAATCCCCATCTGGATTTTAACACCTATGCCTTTGAATGGACACCAGATGCTATTCGTTGGTATGAAGGTGATCGACTCATACGTACTGTGTCCGGCGAGCGAGCAGATTCGGTGTATCATGCTCAGAAAATTATGATGAATATCTGGCAACCTTCAAACACAACCTGGGCAGGGTCATTTAATCCCGATATCTTGCCAGTTTATGCATTTTACGACTGGGTATCCTATTCTGCCTATGATCCAGGCAATGGATCCGTAGGGACCAATAATGATTTTACCCCACTTTGGGTGGATGACTTTGATTATTGGGACACATCGCGCTGGCAGAAAGCGACCCATACCTGGGATGGGAATAACGTCGATTTCACACCTGCCAACGCTGTATTTAATGGTGGATTTTTGGTATTATGCATGACCACTCCAACCAATACAGGATATGATGGACCTGCCTTATCAGTAGATGAGGATCGGAGTGCCAGTCCCACAGATTTCTACCTGTCGCCGGCCTACCCAAATCCTTTCAATGGGGAAGTTCAACTCTCCCTGGAAACACCAGCATCCATTGATTTAACAGTATCCATATATGATACTTTAGGCAATTTAATGCACCAATCTTTGTTGAATGGGAATGATCGTAGTCGTCAGATAATTCGTTGGGATGGGCGGGATCAGGCTGGTGTATCACTGGCAAGTGGGACCTATATAATTCAGGTAAGTTCGGAGAGTCAGCAGGGCAGTCAGAAAGTTATCCTGCTAAAATAA
- a CDS encoding family 16 glycosylhydrolase — MFRHHTKYLLLLLTSFIVMSSGHAQFYSGAELRTHEYFQYGRFETRLKSPQGEGFLASFFTYNDSFPETDWCEIDFEVLGRWADNVDVNVIDERGSHLRQHPINFNPHIGFHNYAFEWTPDYVAWFIDGEEFYRQTGEHISTLSQSAKLMMNIWTPSYTDWVGFIDPSTMPRYAYYDWVSCADYTPGTGSVGTDSNFSPLWTDNFDAYTDSLWEKSDNHTWNGNNSVLMDENIVYQDGYMILCLTRPGYEGYNDTNAPSILWARAHNSDSVIVRFNKELDVEHTSQSTIFSIPNYPISSVVLNEDQRTVELSLEGLDISSSATVYAQNVLDQSVNGNSQAVTFSSIIMPTPLELPINIDCAGPGANGFLPDQWWSTEVEYGHDGGNYQTAHNYPDLEGTDLDSVMATSLNRYSRYHVRLSPGVFDIQLHFAEHYYTGAGQRVFELFVEDSLVVAELDVYAESGNNGIHTVTLTGWEITDGTLDIVGAATIYGESYAYAGPLLNAIQIDGSYWVGMDMPAHPQQYELTKIFPNPFNDTTRLEFSIPETAEVKISLYDLRGAEVKTLASQMYTPGDYQILLQSSDLASGVYFVRFSTDNFQQNRKILLLK; from the coding sequence ATGTTTCGACACCACACAAAATATTTACTTCTCCTGCTTACCTCATTCATTGTAATGAGTAGCGGTCATGCACAATTCTACAGTGGGGCTGAGTTAAGAACCCACGAGTATTTTCAATACGGACGTTTTGAAACGCGTCTGAAATCCCCACAGGGGGAAGGCTTCCTGGCCAGCTTTTTTACTTATAATGATTCCTTCCCGGAAACGGATTGGTGTGAAATCGATTTTGAAGTTTTGGGTCGCTGGGCTGATAATGTTGATGTGAATGTCATCGATGAACGAGGCTCACATCTGAGACAACACCCTATAAATTTTAATCCACACATAGGCTTTCACAATTACGCATTTGAATGGACCCCTGACTATGTCGCCTGGTTTATTGATGGTGAGGAGTTCTATCGACAGACTGGGGAGCATATCTCAACACTTTCCCAATCCGCCAAGCTCATGATGAATATCTGGACGCCTTCCTATACAGATTGGGTTGGATTTATTGATCCCAGCACCATGCCCAGGTACGCCTATTACGATTGGGTATCCTGCGCAGACTATACACCAGGAACGGGTAGTGTGGGTACCGATTCTAATTTCTCCCCACTTTGGACTGATAATTTTGACGCCTACACCGATTCATTATGGGAAAAAAGTGATAACCATACCTGGAATGGGAACAATTCAGTTCTCATGGATGAAAATATTGTTTATCAAGATGGCTATATGATACTTTGCCTTACCCGGCCAGGGTACGAGGGCTACAATGATACGAATGCCCCGTCTATTTTGTGGGCCAGGGCTCATAACTCAGATTCAGTTATCGTTAGATTTAATAAAGAATTGGATGTAGAGCACACCAGTCAATCCACAATCTTTTCCATACCCAATTACCCCATTAGTTCGGTTGTTTTAAATGAAGACCAACGGACCGTTGAGTTGAGTCTTGAGGGATTGGATATTAGTTCTTCAGCGACTGTATATGCCCAGAATGTTCTGGATCAATCCGTCAATGGCAACTCACAGGCCGTTACCTTTTCATCCATCATCATGCCGACTCCCCTGGAACTGCCCATCAATATTGATTGCGCTGGACCTGGTGCAAATGGATTCCTGCCTGACCAATGGTGGTCCACAGAGGTGGAATATGGTCATGATGGAGGTAATTATCAGACTGCACATAATTACCCCGATCTTGAAGGCACCGACCTGGATTCGGTCATGGCAACCTCACTCAATCGATACTCTCGCTATCATGTTCGACTTTCACCTGGAGTCTTTGATATTCAGCTCCATTTTGCCGAACACTATTATACAGGCGCAGGGCAGCGGGTATTCGAGCTATTTGTGGAAGATTCCCTGGTTGTAGCTGAGTTGGATGTCTATGCAGAATCTGGGAATAATGGTATCCATACTGTCACACTCACTGGCTGGGAAATAACTGATGGAACCCTGGATATCGTGGGTGCAGCCACCATCTATGGTGAATCCTATGCCTATGCAGGTCCACTATTGAATGCCATTCAAATTGATGGCAGCTATTGGGTTGGGATGGATATGCCAGCGCACCCTCAACAATATGAATTGACAAAAATTTTCCCCAATCCATTTAATGATACAACCCGTCTGGAATTTTCAATACCCGAAACGGCTGAGGTCAAAATTTCACTATATGATTTGAGAGGGGCTGAAGTAAAAACCTTAGCTTCTCAAATGTATACGCCAGGGGATTATCAAATCCTCCTGCAGAGCAGTGATCTTGCCAGTGGCGTTTATTTCGTTCGATTTTCAACCGACAATTTCCAACAAAACAGAAAAATATTATTGCTGAAATGA
- a CDS encoding PorV/PorQ family protein — translation MKRTAIFLAIILITVSTGFGEQINRYGSTAASFLEIGMGSAPSAMGEAYVAVTGDLSSVYWNPASVAYLDRSSFSLMYQPWLVDINTIFASGAVVMPGVGTLAISLTQVGYGEMQVTNLANQDGTGEFFTANDFAVGLSYARKIANWFSFGATAKMINSQIWHESASAFAIDLGVIVKTMFFSPSGEKGSGLDIGMSISNYGSRMQYDGIDLVQPIDISPDETGNYGDVIGQYRTQAWELPLMFRIGLSYKPIQNRFSSLTLAVDALHPNNNSESINMGAEYALKISNAGKFYLRGGYKALYMDETEFGLTAGGGIELFAMGNRSVKVDYAFKEAGIMGRTHAYTLGLTF, via the coding sequence ATGAAACGTACCGCAATCTTTCTGGCCATTATCCTTATCACTGTATCTACAGGTTTTGGTGAACAAATTAACCGTTATGGTTCCACAGCTGCCAGTTTCCTGGAAATAGGAATGGGCAGTGCACCGTCAGCCATGGGTGAAGCTTATGTCGCCGTCACCGGTGACTTGAGTTCTGTATATTGGAATCCAGCCAGCGTTGCCTACCTGGATCGGAGTTCCTTCTCCCTTATGTACCAGCCCTGGTTGGTAGACATTAATACTATATTCGCCAGTGGTGCAGTTGTCATGCCAGGTGTCGGAACACTTGCAATATCCCTGACCCAGGTTGGTTACGGTGAAATGCAGGTGACCAATCTGGCTAACCAGGATGGAACCGGTGAATTTTTTACAGCTAATGATTTCGCAGTGGGCCTCTCTTATGCCAGGAAAATAGCCAATTGGTTCTCCTTTGGTGCTACGGCTAAAATGATCAATTCCCAGATCTGGCATGAGAGTGCCTCTGCGTTTGCCATCGACCTTGGTGTGATAGTCAAAACCATGTTCTTTTCACCAAGTGGTGAGAAGGGGAGTGGTCTTGATATTGGTATGAGTATTTCCAATTATGGTAGTCGCATGCAATATGATGGTATCGACCTTGTCCAGCCCATTGACATTTCCCCCGATGAGACCGGCAACTATGGAGATGTAATTGGTCAGTATAGAACCCAGGCCTGGGAGCTCCCCTTGATGTTCAGAATTGGACTGTCTTACAAACCTATTCAGAACCGTTTCAGCTCCTTAACCCTGGCTGTTGATGCTCTCCATCCCAACAACAATTCCGAATCAATCAACATGGGTGCAGAATATGCCCTCAAGATATCCAATGCCGGTAAATTTTATCTCCGGGGTGGCTATAAGGCTCTCTATATGGATGAGACTGAATTTGGATTGACCGCCGGTGGAGGGATTGAACTCTTTGCCATGGGGAATCGGTCCGTAAAAGTTGATTACGCTTTTAAAGAAGCAGGAATCATGGGGAGGACTCACGCTTATACACTTGGCCTGACCTTCTAA